Proteins from a single region of Candidatus Thiopontia autotrophica:
- the hrcA gene encoding heat-inducible transcriptional repressor HrcA produces MSSGTSLTDRAQHLLKVLVEHHIRDGRPVGSTTLSRDSGLQVSAATIRNTMSDLEKRGLIHSPHTSAGRIPTQKGYRLFVDNLVRVQPLENVQINKLESEISGFEKSTTEVLSTASSLLAQLTQMASVVMVPRHSRVILRQLEFLPLSEGRVLAILVTNGNEVQNRILQTERVFSESELRQAANWFNQTFVGKELSVVREQLVQELERARGDMDGAMQGIVEIAQQAVVSGKKDRENVMVSGRSRLMEYSELCEMDRLRQLFAAFSEKRDMIHLLDQCMEADGVQVFIGEESGYQSFDECSVVTAPYRHGDEIVGVLGVIGPTRMAYDRVIPVVDVTAKVLGSALNSMG; encoded by the coding sequence ATGAGTAGCGGGACTTCTCTTACTGATCGGGCACAACATCTACTGAAGGTTTTGGTTGAACATCACATTCGTGATGGACGTCCCGTTGGTTCAACAACTCTTTCCAGGGACTCAGGCTTACAAGTTAGTGCGGCTACTATCCGCAATACCATGTCTGATCTTGAGAAGAGAGGATTGATTCACTCTCCGCACACATCAGCTGGGCGCATTCCAACTCAGAAGGGTTATCGTCTTTTTGTAGATAATCTGGTCAGGGTTCAGCCTCTTGAGAATGTCCAGATTAATAAGCTGGAGAGTGAGATTTCAGGGTTTGAGAAGAGTACAACTGAGGTGCTCTCAACCGCCTCATCTCTGCTTGCTCAATTGACCCAGATGGCAAGTGTGGTCATGGTTCCCAGACATAGTCGCGTGATTTTGCGTCAGCTGGAGTTCCTTCCTCTATCTGAGGGCAGGGTTCTGGCGATTTTGGTGACTAATGGTAATGAGGTGCAAAACAGAATATTGCAGACTGAGAGGGTGTTCTCGGAATCTGAATTGCGTCAGGCAGCAAACTGGTTTAATCAGACTTTTGTTGGCAAGGAGCTCTCGGTTGTTCGTGAACAGTTGGTGCAGGAGTTGGAGCGTGCCAGAGGAGATATGGATGGGGCAATGCAGGGTATCGTGGAGATAGCTCAGCAGGCTGTGGTTTCAGGCAAGAAAGATCGGGAGAATGTAATGGTTTCCGGTAGATCCAGGCTGATGGAGTACAGTGAGTTGTGCGAGATGGATCGTCTACGTCAGTTATTTGCCGCTTTCAGTGAAAAAAGGGACATGATCCATCTATTGGATCAATGTATGGAGGCGGATGGGGTTCAGGTCTTTATTGGAGAAGAGTCTGGCTATCAGTCATTTGATGAATGCAGTGTGGTAACAGCCCCTTATCGTCATGGTGATGAGATTGTGGGCGTATTGGGTGTGATTGGCCCTACCAGAATGGCATACGATCGGGTGATTCCAGTAGTAGATGTAACAGCAAAAGTTTTAGGTTCTGCCTTGAATTCCATGGGGTAG